One Ferribacterium limneticum genomic window, CACGGGCCTGCTGCGCTCCGGCGAAGTCTTCGACCTGTCGATCTGCAACCCGCCCTTCCACAACTCGCCGGATGACGTGCACGCCGTCAGCCAGCGCAAGTGGAACAACCTCAACAAGCCGGGCGCCAAGCGCGGTGCGGTCGAGCCACGCCTCAACTTCGGCGGCGGCGGTGCCGAACTGTGGTGCAACGGTGGCGAACGCGCCTTCGTCAAACTGATGATCGAGCAAAGCTGCAACATCCCGAAGCGCGTCATGTGGTTCACCAGCCTGCTCTCGCAAGGCGACAACCTGCCGCACATCGAATTAGCGCTCAAGAAGGCCAAGGTCGTCGAATCTCGCATCATCCCGATGGCCCAGGGACAGAAGCAAAGCCGCCTGATCGCCTGGAGCTTCTTTGGCAACGGCGAACGCGAGAAATGGCGCAAGGAACACTGGTCATCCGCCCCCGCCTTCGGCACCACGGCACCCGACGCCCAACCGGCCTTCCCGGTCAGCGACAGCGCGGACTAGGCTTCACCCTCGCCGCGCGCCGTGGCCAGGTAGTCGCGCCAGAGATGGCCGTAACGGTCGTCGAAAGTTGCCTCGATCAGCTCGGCCGCCTGGATGCGATCAACCCGGAAAGTTCGAAAGCCCTGGCGCAACTCGCACCAGGCGCCAAGCGTCCAGCAATGCCCCCAGAAAACCAGGCCGAGCGGCCATAACGTGCGTTGCGAAATTTCGCCGTCGGCCCGCCGGTAACTCACCGTCACCTTGCGGCCGCTTTCCATGCCGGACCGCAACAAGGCCATCGGCTCGCGCAAGGGCGCCGGCTGCAGGCAATCGAGCGCCAGAAAACGCCGGCTTGAGGCATTGACGCGAGCTTCCAGCGCCCGCGGCAAAACCGCCTCGATACGTGCCATCGCCTGTTCCGCCGCCTTGCCCAGGGCAGAATCCCCCCAGGCCCGAACCAGCTTGGCGCCGACGACCAGCGCCTCCAGTTCATCGCCGGTAAACATCAGCGGCGGCACCTGGTAACCACGGCGCAGGCGATAACCGACGCCCGCCTCGCCATCAATCGGCGCGCCGGATTTCACTAGATCGGCGATATCGCGGTAGATGGTCCGTTCGGAAACCTCCAGCGTTTCGGCCAAGGTGGCGGCGGTAACGACGCGCCCATTGCGAAGGAGCAGGATGATCTGGAACAGTCGGTCGGCCGGGCGCATGTCATGACGGGGAAAACGGGAATTTCAGCATAGCACGCCGTTTCGCAGGCCATGACAAGCCTCCTGACACCATGCTGTCAGGAGCCCCCGAGCAGAATGCAGCGCATCAACGGCATCCCGCCGCTGAACATTTCCGGAGAAAAAATCATGGACAATCCGTTGCGCTGGTTCGAAATCGCCACCACCAACCTCGATCGGGCCGTCGCCTTTTACCAGAACATCCTCGCCATCGAACTGCGCCGCGATACCTGCGGTGGTATCGCCATGGCCATCTTCCCCTACGCCGAGCCCTACCCGAGCGGCGCCCTAGTCGCCATGCCGCAGCTGCAGCCGCGCGACAACGGCACGCTGATCTACCTCGACGGCGGCGCCGACCTCAATGTCGTGCTGGCGCGTATTCCGCCCGCCGGCGGCCAGGTCGTCATGGGCAAGACCGATCTCGGCAATAACATCGGCCACATCGCCCTGTTCATTGACTGCGAAGGCAACCGGGTCGGCCTCTACTCGAAGGACTGAGGCCAGCTCCGGCAGTCTGGCGACAATAGGATTGCCAACCGGCTAGCCCGTATAATTGCGGGCTTCCGTTTCCCTGGCTTATCCATGTCCGACCGCCTTGCCGTCCTGCCCCAATACCTGATCCCGAAACAGGCCTTGACCGCCCTCGCCGGCAAGCTGGCCTCAAAAGAAGCCGGCAGCCTGACGACCAGAGTCATCCGCTGGTTCGTCGGCCGTTACAACGTCAATATGGCCGAGGCGGCCAATCCGGACATCGCCAGCTACAAGAGCTTCAACGAATTCTTCACGCGGCCGCTCAAGGAAGGCGCCCGCCCACAGGCCGACGCAGCTTTCATCAGCCCGGTCGATGGCGCGATCAGCCAGTTCGGCCCCATCGCCCGCGACCAGATTTTCCAGGCCAAGGGCCACAGCTACTCGACCACCGCACTGGTCGGCGGCGACCGCGAACTGGCCAAACAATTCGAGAACGGCAGCTTCGCCACGCTCTACCTGAGCCCGCGCGACTACCACCGCATCCACAT contains:
- the rlmF gene encoding 23S rRNA (adenine(1618)-N(6))-methyltransferase RlmF is translated as MHPRNKNAAGYDFAALAATSAALAKHIKTTVAGTPSIDFANPTAVKMLNRAILMHHYGVKGWDIPAGYLCPPIPGRADYIHSVADLLATCNKKNIPSGPGVRVLDIGTGANLVYPLIGHAEYGWSFLGVDIDEAALANAAAIIAKNPELDGEIELRHQTVWENIFTGLLRSGEVFDLSICNPPFHNSPDDVHAVSQRKWNNLNKPGAKRGAVEPRLNFGGGGAELWCNGGERAFVKLMIEQSCNIPKRVMWFTSLLSQGDNLPHIELALKKAKVVESRIIPMAQGQKQSRLIAWSFFGNGEREKWRKEHWSSAPAFGTTAPDAQPAFPVSDSAD
- a CDS encoding helix-turn-helix transcriptional regulator produces the protein MRPADRLFQIILLLRNGRVVTAATLAETLEVSERTIYRDIADLVKSGAPIDGEAGVGYRLRRGYQVPPLMFTGDELEALVVGAKLVRAWGDSALGKAAEQAMARIEAVLPRALEARVNASSRRFLALDCLQPAPLREPMALLRSGMESGRKVTVSYRRADGEISQRTLWPLGLVFWGHCWTLGAWCELRQGFRTFRVDRIQAAELIEATFDDRYGHLWRDYLATARGEGEA
- a CDS encoding VOC family protein encodes the protein MQRINGIPPLNISGEKIMDNPLRWFEIATTNLDRAVAFYQNILAIELRRDTCGGIAMAIFPYAEPYPSGALVAMPQLQPRDNGTLIYLDGGADLNVVLARIPPAGGQVVMGKTDLGNNIGHIALFIDCEGNRVGLYSKD
- the asd gene encoding archaetidylserine decarboxylase (Phosphatidylserine decarboxylase is synthesized as a single chain precursor. Generation of the pyruvoyl active site from a Ser is coupled to cleavage of a Gly-Ser bond between the larger (beta) and smaller (alpha chains). It is an integral membrane protein.); the encoded protein is MSDRLAVLPQYLIPKQALTALAGKLASKEAGSLTTRVIRWFVGRYNVNMAEAANPDIASYKSFNEFFTRPLKEGARPQADAAFISPVDGAISQFGPIARDQIFQAKGHSYSTTALVGGDRELAKQFENGSFATLYLSPRDYHRIHMPCAGKLTRMIYVPGELFSVNPTTARGVPGLFARNERVVCVFESAFGPFVLTLVGATIVGSMATVWHGMVNPPRPGVVREWRYDEQNIVLKKGEEMGRFLLGSTVVMLFPKDTLAFNPDWVPTGAIQMGEAMGAKPV